In one Mucilaginibacter ginsenosidivorax genomic region, the following are encoded:
- a CDS encoding DUF4255 domain-containing protein produces MIRTALQFIQSELEAYMVSRENDPGSYKTGNVVDLKPIVLPNGNINITDSTHVTIMLVNIEEERREGKQAYYLPTPDKKYLRLNPPVEIDLFLLFVANNSDYPTALRDLSDVIGFFQSHAVFDSQGYPSLNASVTDAVNKPWQLIDRLSFKLVSLTFEQQNNLWGMLSSKYMPSAVYRVKLLTAFETKGNDVVTSVSELDFVEN; encoded by the coding sequence ATGATCCGCACAGCACTTCAATTTATACAAAGCGAACTTGAAGCCTATATGGTTAGCCGGGAGAATGATCCCGGCAGCTATAAAACAGGCAACGTTGTTGATTTAAAGCCGATTGTTTTACCTAATGGCAACATCAATATTACGGATTCGACGCATGTTACTATTATGCTGGTGAATATTGAGGAGGAACGCAGGGAAGGAAAGCAAGCCTACTATTTACCAACACCCGATAAAAAGTATTTAAGGCTTAATCCTCCTGTTGAGATTGATTTGTTCCTGCTGTTTGTTGCAAATAATTCCGACTATCCAACCGCGTTGCGCGATCTATCGGATGTTATCGGGTTCTTTCAATCGCACGCTGTGTTTGACAGCCAGGGTTACCCTTCGCTCAACGCCTCGGTAACCGATGCGGTTAATAAGCCCTGGCAGCTGATAGACAGGCTGAGTTTCAAACTGGTTAGCCTGACTTTTGAGCAGCAAAATAACCTGTGGGGTATGTTAAGCTCAAAATATATGCCAAGCGCGGTTTACCGGGTTAAGCTCCTTACCGCGTTTGAAACCAAGGGCAATGATGTGGTTACTTCGGTTAGTGAACTTGATTTTGTTGAAAACTAA
- a CDS encoding phage tail sheath family protein gives MANYRSPGVYVEEISTLPPSIAEVESAVPAFIGYTQIATNLATDDLAGVPTPINSMADYIQYFGGPDVESAANLTIAVDEQQSGGKTTGYTAKLTFANSGMSKHILYHAVKLYFANGGTRCYIVSVGKYSGNVSETDLEAGLTTLGTTEGPTILLCPEAISSNTPNTFNQAMLLQAATLGDRFAIIDTATTTVPKSTSSVAADTSATITPLPAGQPESSYGAVYYPFLQTSYNHNFNFDALTITTYTVNGAVPSPASPNAGVALGSLKTTVSLLYNAILAQYQGYFITLPPSAAIAGVYCNVDATRGVWKAPANVSLNAVNKAVVSVTRGEQDLLNINDQSGKSVNAILNSPNFGTLVMGARTLDGNDNEWKYVNVRRFFITVEQSIKNSTASFVFEPNTSATWVKVQAMISNYLFLKWRDGALAGAKSDQAYFVNVGLGSTMTSLDILEGRMIIEIGMAVARPAEFVVLRFEQMLQTS, from the coding sequence ATGGCAAATTACAGATCTCCAGGTGTATATGTAGAAGAAATATCCACCTTACCACCTTCAATTGCAGAAGTAGAATCTGCTGTACCCGCTTTTATAGGCTATACACAGATAGCTACTAACCTGGCAACCGACGATCTGGCCGGGGTGCCCACGCCCATCAACAGCATGGCCGATTATATTCAGTATTTTGGGGGGCCGGATGTTGAAAGCGCAGCAAACCTGACAATAGCGGTTGACGAGCAGCAATCAGGAGGAAAAACAACTGGTTATACCGCTAAGCTGACGTTTGCTAACTCTGGCATGAGCAAGCATATTTTGTACCATGCGGTAAAACTTTATTTCGCAAACGGAGGTACACGCTGCTACATCGTTTCGGTTGGGAAATACAGCGGAAACGTTTCAGAGACCGATTTGGAAGCAGGTCTTACAACTTTGGGCACAACAGAAGGCCCTACCATTTTATTGTGCCCAGAGGCTATATCATCTAACACGCCCAATACCTTTAACCAGGCTATGCTTTTGCAGGCAGCAACCCTGGGCGATAGGTTTGCCATTATTGATACGGCGACAACAACAGTACCTAAAAGTACAAGCTCGGTAGCCGCAGATACCAGCGCCACTATTACTCCTTTACCAGCCGGGCAACCCGAAAGTTCATACGGAGCAGTGTATTATCCATTCCTGCAAACATCGTATAATCATAATTTTAATTTTGATGCCCTTACCATAACCACTTACACCGTTAATGGGGCAGTGCCAAGCCCGGCAAGCCCCAACGCTGGTGTAGCACTTGGCTCACTTAAAACTACTGTTTCGTTATTATACAACGCTATTCTTGCACAATACCAGGGTTATTTTATCACACTGCCACCTTCGGCAGCCATAGCAGGTGTTTATTGTAATGTAGATGCAACCAGGGGTGTTTGGAAAGCACCTGCAAATGTTTCGTTAAACGCTGTAAACAAGGCTGTGGTATCGGTAACACGCGGCGAACAGGACTTGCTGAATATAAACGATCAAAGCGGAAAATCGGTAAACGCTATTTTGAACTCGCCAAATTTTGGCACGCTGGTTATGGGGGCCCGTACCCTGGACGGAAACGATAATGAATGGAAATATGTTAACGTTCGCCGCTTTTTTATAACTGTTGAGCAGTCTATTAAAAACTCCACTGCATCATTTGTATTTGAACCTAATACTTCGGCAACCTGGGTTAAGGTACAGGCAATGATATCAAATTACCTGTTTTTAAAATGGCGCGATGGCGCACTTGCCGGAGCAAAATCCGACCAGGCCTATTTTGTAAACGTAGGTTTGGGCAGCACCATGACCTCGCTTGATATTCTTGAAGGACGAATGATCATTGAAATTGGAATGGCTGTAGCGCGGCCTGCCGAGTTTGTAGTGCTTCGCTTCGAACAAATGCTGCAAACTTCCTAA
- a CDS encoding phage tail protein, translating into MANYPIPVFHFSVSLGGGAPIGFSEVSGLTQEVQAIDYRDGLMSYTTLPLKRPGLKKASNITLKKGYIEKDNNFYNWLNNSGNPGVDRRDLTITLLNDENNPVFVWSVTQAWPVKIEGPGLKATGNEIAIESIELVHEGIVVTAA; encoded by the coding sequence ATGGCAAATTACCCAATTCCAGTCTTCCATTTCAGTGTTTCATTGGGGGGCGGAGCACCTATAGGTTTTTCAGAAGTAAGCGGACTTACCCAAGAGGTACAGGCGATAGATTATCGTGATGGCTTAATGTCATACACTACCTTACCGCTTAAAAGGCCAGGCTTAAAAAAAGCAAGCAATATCACTTTGAAAAAGGGATATATTGAAAAAGACAATAATTTTTACAACTGGCTCAACAACAGTGGTAACCCTGGCGTTGACCGCCGCGACCTGACAATTACGCTGTTGAATGACGAAAACAACCCTGTTTTTGTCTGGAGCGTAACACAGGCATGGCCGGTAAAAATTGAAGGCCCGGGTTTAAAAGCTACCGGTAACGAGATAGCAATTGAATCTATCGAATTGGTGCACGAGGGGATAGTAGTAACAGCGGCTTAA
- a CDS encoding phage tail protein, producing MATYYPPGGFYFKVEFVGVSGADSDTEQRFQEVSGLTVEVEVEELREGGENRFVYKFPKRAKYPNLVLKRGLLKGTKLLDWFHSAMNTYFTVVVYDFKPADMLITLMDEAGQPYAVWNVVQAYPLKWSTSDFKATDNSVVVETIELAYQYFERKM from the coding sequence ATGGCAACCTATTATCCACCGGGCGGCTTTTACTTTAAAGTGGAATTTGTTGGGGTAAGCGGTGCCGATAGCGATACCGAACAACGTTTCCAGGAAGTTAGCGGCCTAACGGTCGAAGTTGAAGTGGAGGAGTTGCGCGAAGGAGGCGAGAACAGGTTTGTTTACAAATTCCCAAAACGGGCCAAGTATCCAAACCTGGTTTTAAAAAGGGGATTGTTAAAAGGCACCAAATTGCTTGATTGGTTTCACTCTGCCATGAATACCTACTTCACAGTAGTTGTTTATGACTTTAAACCGGCTGATATGCTGATAACACTGATGGACGAAGCAGGCCAGCCCTATGCCGTCTGGAACGTAGTGCAGGCGTATCCGCTAAAGTGGTCTACTTCCGATTTTAAAGCCACAGATAACTCGGTTGTTGTGGAAACCATAGAGCTTGCTTATCAATATTTTGAACGAAAAATGTAA
- a CDS encoding DUF5908 family protein → MPVQINEVIIRTIVDTAPVSQETQPEPAANNNSSEYEAIEKVLEIIKEKNER, encoded by the coding sequence ATGCCTGTACAAATAAACGAAGTAATCATCCGGACGATAGTTGACACGGCTCCGGTAAGCCAGGAAACCCAGCCGGAGCCGGCAGCAAATAACAATAGCTCGGAATACGAAGCAATTGAAAAGGTACTTGAAATAATTAAAGAAAAAAACGAACGCTGA
- a CDS encoding CIS tube protein, translated as MDTQSAAMLPFNLKIISTDENGIPSLGVPFLAMFNPENIAINETVSWNEKKPVGQAGTDPTFVGIQPRTFTIELTLDGTGVNTNGVKIPVTAQVLLFRAATTSINGTLHKPNYLLIQYGLFICNCCLKSSTVTYTMFDMFGLPIRAKISATFTERTPQALGGILSMLSSPDLTHTVPIKQWDLLPLLTYRIYKDQNYYLQVAKVNKLKNFRKLTAGSSLIFPPISNK; from the coding sequence ATGGATACGCAAAGCGCGGCAATGTTGCCCTTTAACCTTAAAATAATATCGACCGATGAAAACGGTATACCCAGCTTAGGCGTGCCTTTTTTGGCCATGTTTAATCCCGAAAACATAGCCATTAACGAAACCGTTAGCTGGAATGAAAAGAAGCCTGTAGGGCAGGCAGGCACCGACCCTACTTTTGTTGGTATACAGCCGCGCACTTTTACTATTGAGCTGACGCTTGATGGAACCGGGGTAAATACCAACGGTGTAAAAATCCCGGTTACAGCGCAGGTGCTTCTCTTCCGGGCGGCTACAACCAGCATCAATGGCACGCTTCACAAACCCAATTATTTACTGATACAGTATGGTTTGTTTATCTGTAATTGTTGTTTAAAATCGTCAACGGTTACTTACACCATGTTTGATATGTTCGGCTTGCCAATACGGGCCAAAATAAGCGCCACGTTTACCGAACGGACGCCCCAGGCATTGGGCGGCATATTAAGTATGCTGTCCTCGCCCGATCTTACACATACCGTACCGATAAAGCAGTGGGATCTGCTGCCTTTGTTAACCTACCGGATATATAAAGATCAAAACTATTATTTGCAGGTGGCAAAGGTTAATAAGCTTAAAAATTTCAGGAAACTCACGGCAGGCAGTTCGCTCATTTTTCCGCCGATTTCAAACAAGTAA